A genome region from Sphingobacteriaceae bacterium GW460-11-11-14-LB5 includes the following:
- a CDS encoding DNA alkylation repair protein yields the protein MNLKNVLDQLKSLADEKVRAMHIKNGARENIFGVKMGDIRAVAKKIKTDHELALQLWETENIDARLLAILILKPKALSAAQIEQMVASENFTWAADWFYNYIVKEYPDKEQFREKWMNSGNIMLARAGWSLTSGRISRAPEGLDIPAILDRIEKEMPKVAPEIQWTMNTALAQIGINHPDYRESALAIGEKLGIYRDYPVSKGCTSPFAPIWINEMVSRQK from the coding sequence ATGAATCTTAAAAATGTATTAGATCAGCTTAAATCACTGGCAGATGAGAAAGTCCGTGCCATGCACATTAAAAACGGCGCCAGAGAAAACATTTTTGGTGTTAAAATGGGCGACATCAGGGCAGTAGCAAAAAAGATCAAAACCGATCATGAGCTTGCACTTCAACTTTGGGAAACCGAAAATATTGATGCCAGGTTGCTTGCCATCTTAATCCTGAAACCAAAAGCACTATCGGCAGCACAAATTGAGCAGATGGTCGCTTCAGAAAATTTTACCTGGGCTGCAGATTGGTTTTACAACTACATTGTTAAAGAATACCCGGATAAGGAGCAGTTTCGTGAAAAGTGGATGAACTCGGGTAATATTATGCTGGCCCGGGCAGGCTGGAGCCTAACCAGCGGACGTATAAGCCGGGCACCTGAGGGATTAGACATTCCTGCCATTCTCGATCGGATTGAAAAAGAAATGCCTAAAGTAGCCCCAGAAATCCAATGGACAATGAACACCGCATTGGCGCAGATTGGCATTAACCATCCTGATTATCGAGAAAGCGCTTTAGCCATCGGCGAAAAACTTGGCATATATCGCGATTATCCTGTTTCTAAAGGATGTACCTCCCCCTTTGCGCCCATCTGGATTAATGAGATGGTAAGCCGGCAGAAGTAG
- a CDS encoding sulfatase-modifying factor: protein MFKKLIAAALIAYPCAHISAQTSSDSYTQSINGTKLKFDMQAIPAGKFKMGSKTGKADEQPVHEVKLDAFWIGKHEVTWDIFEPFLYRDYEKQASISAIPAEVDAVTRPTKPYLDMTFGMGKEHQPAVAMTQYNAIQFCKWLYVRTGIFYRLPTEAEWEYACKAGTETNYSFGNDASKLGDYAWYKDNSDNKTHQVGQKKPNAWGLFDMYGNVSEWTYDQYIADFYSQSKDKTAENPVAVPEKLYPNAVRGGSYDETPNNLTSTARLASDPSWKQLDPQIPKSNWWFPEAPFVGMRLVRPVKTPSKAEIDAYYNKQPIKDF, encoded by the coding sequence ATGTTTAAAAAGTTAATTGCCGCAGCATTAATAGCCTATCCTTGTGCACACATTTCAGCACAAACTTCCAGTGATTCGTACACACAATCCATTAACGGAACAAAACTAAAATTCGACATGCAGGCTATACCAGCAGGCAAATTTAAGATGGGAAGTAAAACAGGGAAAGCAGATGAGCAACCTGTTCATGAGGTTAAACTCGATGCCTTCTGGATAGGGAAACATGAAGTAACCTGGGATATTTTTGAGCCTTTCCTGTATCGTGATTACGAAAAACAAGCCAGCATAAGTGCTATTCCGGCTGAAGTAGATGCCGTTACCAGACCTACAAAACCTTATCTCGACATGACTTTTGGTATGGGCAAAGAACACCAGCCAGCCGTAGCCATGACCCAATATAACGCCATCCAATTTTGCAAATGGCTATATGTACGTACAGGTATTTTTTACCGTTTGCCAACCGAAGCAGAATGGGAATATGCCTGTAAAGCCGGTACTGAAACCAATTATTCTTTTGGAAATGATGCATCAAAACTAGGTGATTATGCCTGGTACAAGGATAATAGCGATAACAAAACACATCAGGTAGGACAAAAAAAACCGAATGCATGGGGATTATTTGATATGTATGGCAATGTGAGCGAATGGACCTATGATCAATATATCGCTGATTTTTACAGCCAAAGCAAAGATAAAACTGCAGAAAACCCTGTAGCCGTACCTGAAAAACTCTACCCAAATGCAGTTCGTGGCGGCTCCTATGATGAAACGCCCAACAACTTAACTTCAACAGCCAGATTAGCGTCTGATCCATCCTGGAAACAATTAGATCCACAGATTCCTAAAAGCAATTGGTGGTTCCCCGAAGCTCCGTTTGTAGGTATGCGCCTGGTACGTCCGGTAAAAACACCATCGAAAGCAGAAATAGATGCTTATTACAATAAACAACCTATAAAAGACTTTTAA
- a CDS encoding transcriptional regulator, whose product MNSSHFSISLHILTLLDQVKGQLLNSEYIAGSINCNPVLVRKELANLHKYGFVQSKEGKGGGSTLAKNPADINLGDVYRAVKQKSLLGESKNEPNPDCPVGRQITKHLTDLYDEAETALVKNLSAKTLKDFSAGFK is encoded by the coding sequence ATGAATAGCAGTCATTTTTCTATATCGCTTCACATTCTTACGCTCCTTGATCAGGTGAAGGGGCAGCTATTGAATTCTGAATACATTGCGGGTAGTATCAACTGTAATCCTGTTCTGGTGAGAAAGGAACTGGCCAATTTGCATAAATACGGTTTTGTTCAAAGTAAAGAAGGAAAGGGTGGTGGCTCAACCCTAGCTAAAAACCCTGCTGATATTAACCTTGGGGATGTTTACCGGGCCGTTAAACAAAAAAGCCTGTTAGGCGAAAGCAAAAATGAACCTAATCCCGATTGTCCGGTAGGTAGACAGATCACTAAACATTTAACCGATTTATATGATGAAGCAGAAACTGCTTTAGTAAAGAATCTTTCGGCTAAAACTTTAAAAGATTTTAGTGCGGGTTTTAAATAA
- a CDS encoding spore protein, which yields MAVTRLKRKDRRNKNTAHQEVAFLKRATNIELGSRSAQPKNDQLAKNNAVLATLAK from the coding sequence ATGGCAGTTACCAGATTAAAAAGAAAAGACAGAAGAAATAAAAATACAGCTCACCAAGAGGTAGCATTTTTAAAGAGAGCAACTAACATCGAGTTAGGAAGCCGCTCTGCACAACCTAAAAACGATCAATTAGCTAAAAACAATGCTGTTTTAGCTACTTTGGCAAAATAG
- a CDS encoding histidine kinase, with translation MKVALIGASGFVGKAILNELVSRGNEVIAIARDTAKIEHNDDHVRKIAVDVLDTEKLAAALTGADAVVSAFNAGWTNPNLYNDTVQGAEAIQAAVKASGVKRYIFIGGAGTLQIDGHQIVDGPHFPAEYKPGATAVRDYFNTLKQEKELDWLFFSPAIEMHQGITTGRTGKYRLGKTSPVFNEEGRSILSVEDLAIVIADELENNAHHQEQFTAAY, from the coding sequence ATGAAAGTAGCATTAATAGGAGCCTCCGGATTTGTAGGCAAAGCCATTTTGAACGAATTAGTAAGTCGTGGGAATGAAGTGATCGCCATTGCGCGCGATACTGCTAAAATTGAGCATAACGATGATCATGTGCGTAAGATCGCGGTTGATGTTTTAGATACTGAAAAACTAGCAGCAGCTTTAACAGGTGCCGATGCAGTAGTAAGTGCTTTTAACGCAGGTTGGACCAATCCAAATTTATACAACGATACGGTACAGGGCGCAGAGGCCATTCAGGCTGCTGTAAAAGCATCGGGTGTTAAACGTTATATTTTTATCGGTGGAGCGGGTACTTTGCAGATCGATGGTCACCAAATTGTAGATGGCCCTCACTTTCCTGCCGAATACAAACCAGGTGCAACAGCAGTAAGGGATTATTTTAATACCTTAAAGCAAGAGAAAGAATTGGATTGGTTGTTTTTTAGCCCAGCTATTGAGATGCATCAGGGCATCACTACTGGTCGTACCGGAAAATACCGTTTGGGTAAAACAAGTCCGGTTTTTAATGAAGAAGGCCGTTCTATTTTATCAGTGGAAGATTTAGCGATCGTTATTGCCGATGAGCTGGAAAATAATGCACACCACCAGGAGCAGTTTACGGCAGCATATTAG
- a CDS encoding dehydrogenase, with amino-acid sequence MKKPINQQDRRDFLKATAMLAGGAMISSIPLAGAYASGSDTIKIALIGCGDRGTGAAFQALSTKFNIKLVAMADAFQDRLDSSYQSLNGKFAAKMDVPKERQFVGFDAYLKAIPLADVVLLTTPPGFRPIHFEEAVKQNKQVFMEKPVAVDAPGIRKVLAAAEEAKKKKLNVVVGLQRRYQTNYRESMKRINDGAIGDIMSGQVYWNSGGVWVRPRKANQTEMEYQMRNWYYFNWLCGDHIVEQHVHNIDIANWIKNGHPTSVQGTGSRAWRTGKDYGEIYDNHSIELTYADGAVIHSQCRHFEGISNRVDESFQGTKGKIYLSGSNQAIMKDYSGKELYNHNTKGNANPYQTEHDELFDAVSKGEYRFSNVDYAATSTFSAIIGRYATYSGQTIKWDEALASNISLMPERFAWDANPRLMPDEKGLYPIAMPGQAKVI; translated from the coding sequence ATGAAAAAACCAATTAACCAACAAGATCGTCGCGATTTTTTAAAGGCAACCGCCATGCTGGCAGGTGGAGCCATGATAAGCAGTATTCCATTGGCCGGGGCTTATGCTTCGGGCTCTGACACCATAAAAATTGCCTTGATTGGCTGTGGCGACCGCGGAACAGGCGCTGCTTTCCAGGCATTAAGTACCAAATTCAATATTAAGCTGGTGGCTATGGCCGATGCCTTTCAGGATCGCTTAGACAGCAGTTATCAATCATTAAACGGAAAATTCGCAGCGAAGATGGATGTTCCTAAAGAACGCCAGTTTGTGGGTTTCGATGCTTATTTAAAAGCTATTCCATTAGCTGATGTAGTGTTGTTAACCACTCCTCCGGGCTTCCGTCCTATCCATTTCGAAGAGGCGGTTAAACAGAACAAACAAGTTTTCATGGAAAAACCGGTTGCTGTAGATGCTCCAGGTATTAGAAAGGTTTTGGCCGCAGCGGAAGAAGCTAAAAAGAAAAAATTAAATGTGGTGGTAGGCTTGCAACGCCGTTACCAGACCAACTATCGCGAATCGATGAAACGCATTAACGATGGTGCTATTGGCGATATCATGTCGGGCCAGGTTTACTGGAACAGTGGTGGCGTTTGGGTACGTCCGCGTAAAGCGAACCAAACCGAAATGGAATACCAAATGAGAAACTGGTATTATTTCAACTGGTTATGCGGCGATCATATCGTTGAGCAACATGTACACAATATCGATATTGCCAACTGGATAAAAAACGGACATCCCACCTCCGTACAGGGAACAGGTAGCCGCGCCTGGAGAACAGGGAAAGACTATGGCGAGATTTACGACAATCACTCTATCGAATTAACTTATGCAGATGGCGCGGTAATCCATAGCCAGTGCCGACATTTCGAAGGCATCAGTAACCGGGTGGATGAATCTTTCCAGGGTACCAAAGGTAAGATTTACCTTTCCGGCAGCAACCAGGCCATCATGAAAGATTACAGCGGTAAAGAACTCTATAACCACAATACCAAAGGAAACGCAAATCCTTACCAAACAGAACACGACGAACTGTTCGATGCGGTTTCTAAGGGAGAATACAGATTTAGTAATGTAGATTATGCTGCAACCAGTACGTTCTCTGCAATTATCGGTCGTTATGCCACTTATTCTGGTCAAACCATTAAATGGGATGAGGCTTTAGCGTCGAACATCAGTTTAATGCCTGAGCGTTTTGCATGGGATGCGAACCCAAGATTAATGCCTGATGAAAAAGGACTATACCCTATTGCCATGCCTGGACAAGCAAAGGTGATCTAA
- a CDS encoding thiamine biosynthesis protein ApbE, producing MRYRFLLFLLPLIFAFSLKKELRQYKINGLAQGTDYAIMYYATDSLATQAGIDSLLNQIDLSMSLYKKGSLINQFNSAEKEIKTDRLINDVLKRSFEINQDTKGVFDITVAPLVQVWGFGPKESKTEPDPSAIKSILACVGMKNLKLKNGLLTKLKPCVQIDLNGIAQGYSVDLIAAYLEKKGIKQYVAELGGEIRISGPKPNGETMKIGIEGPDKDGTPVIRHIAAINSGAITTSGNYRKFHQSGKKKISHLIDPKTGYPLDNEMISVTVYANDAITADGYDNALMAMHLKDAIAFVESRKNLEAYFVYHQKDGKVADTLTKGFKKLITH from the coding sequence ATGCGTTATAGATTTTTGCTTTTCCTGTTACCACTGATTTTTGCTTTCTCTTTGAAAAAGGAGTTAAGGCAATACAAAATCAATGGTCTTGCACAGGGAACTGATTATGCTATAATGTACTATGCTACTGATAGTTTAGCCACTCAGGCAGGCATAGATAGTTTATTAAACCAAATTGATTTATCGATGTCGCTTTACAAAAAGGGATCATTGATAAATCAGTTTAATTCGGCAGAAAAAGAAATCAAAACCGATCGTTTAATAAATGATGTGTTGAAAAGGAGTTTCGAGATCAATCAGGATACAAAAGGAGTTTTCGATATTACTGTTGCCCCACTGGTTCAGGTCTGGGGCTTTGGTCCGAAAGAGTCTAAAACCGAACCAGATCCCTCCGCCATTAAATCGATACTGGCCTGCGTAGGCATGAAAAACCTGAAGCTAAAGAATGGCTTATTAACCAAACTGAAACCCTGCGTGCAAATTGATTTAAACGGAATTGCCCAGGGATACAGCGTCGATTTAATTGCTGCTTATCTCGAAAAAAAAGGCATTAAACAGTATGTGGCCGAATTAGGGGGCGAAATTCGGATTTCAGGACCTAAACCCAATGGCGAAACGATGAAAATCGGTATTGAAGGCCCTGATAAAGATGGCACTCCCGTAATCAGGCACATTGCCGCCATCAATTCTGGCGCCATTACCACCTCTGGCAATTACCGGAAATTCCACCAGAGCGGGAAGAAAAAGATTTCTCACCTGATCGATCCTAAAACCGGTTATCCTTTAGATAATGAGATGATCAGCGTAACCGTATACGCCAATGATGCCATTACAGCCGATGGCTATGACAATGCCTTAATGGCCATGCACCTTAAAGATGCCATTGCCTTTGTAGAGAGCAGAAAAAATCTCGAAGCTTACTTTGTGTACCACCAAAAAGATGGCAAAGTAGCCGACACCTTAACCAAAGGATTTAAAAAATTAATTACACACTAG
- a CDS encoding RNA methyltransferase → MLSKSQISFIKSLHQKKYRKEHGLFIVEGIKSIKEFFQSNYQIHTIFYNSEQYNLLPKLPANINLFEVKNAELDKISTLQTPQGFLALVYIPKNKELDLKALKNQFTLVLDGVQDPGNMGTIIRTADWFGFKNIICSADCVEVFNPKTVQATMGSLARVNIYEADLPALLEKNTIPVFGALLDGESIYKTQWGTEGLVILGNEGKGISAEVIKKINKPVTIPRIGEAESLNVAVSAAIFCAELVRVRN, encoded by the coding sequence ATGCTTTCAAAATCACAGATTAGTTTTATAAAGTCGTTACATCAAAAAAAATACCGTAAAGAACATGGTTTATTTATTGTTGAAGGTATAAAATCCATAAAAGAATTTTTCCAATCAAACTACCAGATCCATACTATATTTTACAACAGCGAACAATACAATTTGTTACCCAAATTGCCTGCAAATATAAACTTATTTGAAGTAAAGAACGCTGAATTAGACAAGATTAGTACGCTGCAAACGCCACAAGGCTTTTTAGCACTCGTCTACATCCCTAAAAACAAAGAATTAGATCTAAAAGCGCTGAAAAATCAGTTCACTTTGGTTTTAGATGGTGTTCAGGATCCGGGCAATATGGGTACCATCATCAGAACGGCCGATTGGTTTGGCTTTAAAAATATCATCTGCTCTGCAGACTGTGTAGAAGTATTCAATCCAAAAACGGTACAGGCCACAATGGGCTCTTTGGCAAGGGTAAATATTTATGAAGCAGATTTACCAGCACTACTGGAGAAAAATACCATCCCTGTATTTGGGGCATTGTTAGATGGCGAATCGATTTACAAAACGCAATGGGGAACTGAAGGACTGGTGATTTTAGGCAATGAAGGAAAGGGAATATCGGCAGAAGTGATCAAAAAAATAAATAAACCGGTAACCATTCCGAGAATTGGAGAAGCCGAATCGTTAAACGTGGCCGTAAGTGCAGCAATCTTTTGTGCTGAGTTAGTGCGAGTTCGAAATTAA
- a CDS encoding dihydroorotate dehydrogenase (quinone) — MYRLIKPIFFKFDPENVHYFVVKRLKWFNDKFPLGKTIIRSSFDVHIKGLEREVFGIKFRNPVGLAAGFDKNGEYVEPLSNLGFGFIEVGTVTPMPQPGNDKPRMFRLPNDEALINRMGFNNKGVDVMAERLRLLKDKHPDIVVGGNIGKNKATPNEDAVSDYIKCFDRLFDVVDYFVVNVSSPNTPGLRELQEKEPLKKILNTLQQRNRKNDISRPILLKIAPDLTDAQLDDIIEIVAETKIAGIIATNTTISRENLATEKDLTGETGGLSGKPVKERSTEVIRYLSSKSNKAFPIIGVGGIHSAKDAKEKLDAGASLVQLYTGFIYEGPGLIKSICKELV; from the coding sequence ATGTATCGCCTTATTAAACCAATATTCTTCAAATTTGACCCTGAAAACGTACATTATTTTGTAGTTAAGCGGTTAAAATGGTTTAATGATAAATTTCCGCTTGGTAAAACCATTATTCGTAGCAGCTTTGATGTGCATATTAAAGGTTTAGAGCGCGAGGTTTTTGGCATTAAATTCAGAAATCCTGTGGGTTTGGCTGCCGGATTTGACAAAAACGGTGAATATGTAGAGCCGCTTAGCAATTTAGGTTTTGGATTTATTGAAGTGGGTACCGTCACACCAATGCCTCAGCCCGGAAACGATAAACCCCGGATGTTCCGCTTACCTAATGATGAAGCCTTAATTAACCGGATGGGTTTTAACAATAAGGGGGTAGATGTAATGGCCGAGCGTTTGCGCTTGCTAAAAGATAAACATCCTGATATTGTTGTAGGTGGAAACATTGGTAAAAACAAAGCTACCCCAAATGAAGATGCCGTAAGCGACTATATTAAATGTTTCGATCGCCTTTTTGATGTGGTCGATTATTTTGTGGTCAATGTAAGTTCGCCCAATACACCAGGCTTACGCGAACTTCAGGAAAAAGAACCCCTGAAGAAAATCCTCAATACTTTACAGCAACGTAATCGTAAAAACGATATTTCACGTCCGATTTTATTAAAAATTGCGCCTGATTTAACTGATGCGCAATTAGACGATATTATCGAAATTGTTGCGGAAACCAAAATTGCAGGCATTATCGCCACCAATACAACCATTAGCCGGGAAAATCTGGCTACTGAGAAAGATTTAACTGGTGAAACCGGTGGTTTGAGTGGTAAACCTGTTAAAGAACGCTCTACAGAAGTCATTCGTTATCTTTCATCGAAATCAAACAAAGCATTTCCAATTATTGGTGTAGGCGGAATACACTCCGCAAAAGATGCCAAAGAGAAATTAGATGCTGGTGCATCTTTAGTTCAATTGTATACGGGTTTTATATATGAAGGACCAGGCTTGATCAAAAGCATCTGTAAAGAACTGGTTTAA
- a CDS encoding DUF5103 domain-containing protein, whose protein sequence is MQKILIPVLFFISSLAFAQNDKTFTNENKIYLPNIKTVLCYNSNKEQSLPVIMLNSSETITFSFDDLLAGTQNYWYTIEHCTAEWETSKISSIDYLGSFNDDRIINYRYSSNTARKYTHYEISLPNTQIQPKIGGNYVLKVYLDGDKNKPVISQRFYMLDNQVAVAADVNNSMQVENRNYKQKINFTINHPFPIPNPYQDVKAVVMQNFNANTIQVNTKPSFVRPNQLVYNDLNTNDFWGDNEFRKFDTRSLRYKADNVKDIYRDNQSVNVMLFQDAPRTVGAFANQYDENGNFFIRNTDGRDDKTEAEYMSVLFTLNAPAPSPNGDAYVVGRFNNYTMSNENKLLYDAGRKQFYGNVILKQGLYDYEFAWYNKDTRIMETKPFEGAFFQTENSYQIFVYYRRPGARWDTLVGYTNLSNKVTDRR, encoded by the coding sequence ATGCAGAAAATATTAATTCCGGTTTTATTTTTCATCTCCAGCCTGGCCTTTGCGCAAAACGACAAAACGTTTACCAACGAGAATAAAATTTATCTTCCAAATATTAAAACTGTACTTTGTTATAACAGCAATAAAGAGCAGAGTTTACCTGTAATTATGCTCAATTCGTCGGAAACGATAACTTTTTCGTTCGATGATTTACTGGCGGGTACCCAAAACTACTGGTATACCATTGAACATTGCACCGCAGAATGGGAAACATCGAAAATTTCGAGCATCGATTATTTAGGAAGTTTTAATGATGACCGCATCATCAATTATCGCTACTCTTCTAATACCGCACGAAAATATACACATTACGAAATCAGCTTACCCAATACCCAAATCCAGCCAAAAATTGGGGGAAATTATGTGTTAAAAGTGTATTTAGATGGCGACAAAAACAAACCTGTTATTTCGCAACGCTTTTACATGCTCGACAATCAGGTTGCTGTGGCCGCTGATGTAAATAACTCCATGCAGGTGGAAAATAGGAATTATAAACAAAAAATCAATTTTACCATTAATCACCCCTTCCCTATCCCGAACCCCTATCAGGATGTAAAAGCTGTGGTGATGCAAAACTTTAATGCCAATACCATCCAGGTTAATACCAAACCATCTTTTGTAAGGCCAAACCAATTGGTTTATAACGACCTCAATACCAACGATTTTTGGGGAGATAACGAATTCAGGAAGTTTGATACCAGGAGTTTAAGGTACAAGGCCGATAATGTGAAGGATATTTATCGCGATAATCAATCCGTAAACGTAATGCTTTTTCAGGATGCACCCAGAACAGTCGGTGCTTTTGCCAACCAGTACGATGAAAATGGAAACTTTTTTATCCGCAATACCGACGGACGGGACGATAAAACAGAAGCAGAGTACATGAGTGTTTTATTTACCTTAAATGCCCCGGCACCCAGCCCGAATGGCGATGCTTATGTTGTTGGCCGGTTTAACAATTACACCATGAGTAATGAAAACAAACTACTCTACGATGCCGGCAGGAAACAGTTTTATGGCAACGTGATACTTAAACAAGGCCTCTATGATTATGAATTTGCCTGGTACAATAAAGACACCAGGATAATGGAAACTAAACCTTTTGAGGGCGCATTTTTCCAGACTGAAAACAGCTATCAGATTTTTGTTTATTATCGTCGCCCGGGCGCACGCTGGGATACCCTCGTTGGTTATACCAATTTAAGCAATAAGGTTACCGATAGAAGGTAA
- a CDS encoding ABC transporter ATP-binding protein, with product MISINNLTFLIGSRALYDDANWHIKPGDRAGLIGANGTGKSTLLKIIVGEYAPSSGTVSMSKDLKIGYLNQDLLSYDSHHSILHVAMEAFERQNQLHDEIEELLKKIETDYSEEVLFKLSDKQQEFEALDGYNIEYRANEILAGLGFSTADQLRPLNTFSGGWRMRVMLAKILLQTPDILLLDEPTNHMDLPSIKWLENYLMGFEGAIVIVSHDRYFLDKIVNRTVESRKGKLTVYAGNYSFYVEEKALRGEIQKGEFKNQQAKIKQEERLIERFKAKASKAKMAQSRMKALDKMERIDDVDDDNPTVNFAFKFSKPSGRHVVRIEHANKSYPNVHILDDAEGVIEKGDKIALIGANGKGKSTLLRMIAGAEKFEGFCETGHNVTTTFFAQHQLESLHLENSILEELQAFAPKHSDTELRSILGCFLFTGDDVFKKIKVLSGGEKSRVALAKSLTTDSNFLILDEPTNHLDIQSVNILIQALQQFEGTFIAVSHDRYFLDNVANKIWFIESGKIKQYPGTYAEYEEWNSKRIIPAAKPIPVKMPEKQKEQPKPVTPNAANQLKKLNDELQKTEKLITELEQQVKNIEAELADEHVYANADKLAEANKRYLATKQELDLSQNKWESLAAEIMELEA from the coding sequence ATGATTTCAATAAATAATTTAACCTTCCTGATTGGCTCAAGGGCCTTGTACGATGACGCGAACTGGCACATTAAACCTGGCGACAGAGCTGGTTTAATCGGCGCCAATGGAACAGGAAAATCAACACTTTTAAAAATAATTGTAGGCGAATACGCACCAAGTTCGGGTACCGTTTCCATGTCGAAAGACTTGAAAATTGGTTACTTAAACCAGGATTTACTCTCTTACGATTCGCACCATAGCATTTTGCATGTGGCCATGGAGGCTTTTGAGCGCCAAAACCAATTGCATGATGAGATTGAAGAACTGCTTAAGAAAATCGAAACCGATTATAGCGAAGAGGTTTTATTTAAATTAAGCGATAAACAGCAAGAGTTTGAAGCTTTAGATGGCTATAACATCGAATATAGGGCCAACGAAATTTTAGCCGGTTTGGGTTTCAGTACGGCAGATCAGTTACGCCCTTTAAATACCTTCTCAGGAGGTTGGCGTATGCGTGTAATGCTGGCGAAAATCTTATTGCAAACACCTGATATTTTATTACTGGATGAGCCTACCAACCACATGGATTTACCTTCCATTAAATGGTTGGAGAACTATTTAATGGGTTTTGAAGGTGCCATTGTAATTGTATCTCACGATAGGTATTTCTTAGATAAAATTGTAAACCGTACGGTAGAATCGCGTAAGGGGAAATTAACCGTTTATGCGGGTAATTATAGCTTCTATGTTGAAGAAAAAGCCTTGCGTGGCGAAATCCAGAAAGGCGAGTTTAAAAATCAACAGGCCAAAATCAAGCAGGAAGAACGTTTAATTGAGCGTTTTAAAGCGAAAGCGAGTAAGGCTAAAATGGCACAATCGCGCATGAAGGCTTTAGATAAGATGGAGCGTATTGATGATGTGGATGATGATAACCCAACCGTAAACTTCGCGTTTAAATTCTCTAAACCTTCAGGCAGACACGTGGTGCGTATAGAACATGCCAATAAGAGTTATCCAAATGTGCATATTTTAGATGATGCTGAGGGCGTGATTGAAAAAGGTGATAAAATTGCCTTGATCGGTGCAAACGGTAAGGGTAAATCTACTTTATTGAGAATGATTGCCGGAGCCGAAAAATTTGAAGGTTTCTGCGAAACTGGTCATAACGTAACCACCACTTTCTTTGCGCAGCACCAATTAGAATCGCTGCATTTAGAAAATTCGATTTTAGAAGAATTACAAGCCTTTGCCCCAAAACATAGCGATACGGAATTACGTAGTATTTTAGGTTGTTTCCTTTTTACCGGTGATGATGTTTTCAAAAAAATCAAAGTGCTTTCTGGAGGAGAAAAATCGCGTGTGGCCCTGGCTAAATCGTTAACCACAGATTCTAATTTCCTGATTCTGGATGAGCCGACCAACCACCTGGATATCCAGTCGGTTAATATCTTGATTCAGGCATTGCAACAGTTTGAAGGTACTTTTATTGCCGTATCTCATGATAGGTATTTCTTAGATAATGTAGCCAACAAAATCTGGTTTATCGAAAGCGGAAAAATTAAACAATACCCTGGTACTTATGCCGAATATGAAGAATGGAATAGCAAAAGGATAATTCCGGCGGCTAAACCTATTCCGGTTAAAATGCCAGAAAAGCAAAAGGAACAGCCAAAACCTGTTACGCCAAATGCAGCCAATCAATTAAAAAAACTGAACGACGAGCTGCAAAAAACAGAAAAGTTAATTACCGAACTGGAGCAGCAGGTTAAAAATATTGAAGCAGAATTGGCAGATGAGCATGTTTATGCCAACGCCGATAAATTAGCAGAAGCCAACAAACGTTATTTGGCCACTAAACAGGAGTTAGATCTTAGCCAAAATAAATGGGAAAGTTTAGCTGCTGAAATTATGGAGCTGGAGGCTTAG